In Planctomycetota bacterium, the genomic stretch AGCCCCAGATCGCCGTGCTTCTTCAGTTCCCCGATTGCCAGGTTCCCGTCGTACACGCCTTCCACGAGCGCGCCGAGCGTGGCCGTTTGAAAGAGGACGTCCCGCTCGGCCGTTCCCGCGCACCCGGCTGCCAGGGCGAGGGGCAGCAGAATCGCCGCCGACAGGCCGAAGGTCCCTGCGGGAAAGTTCGCGTGCCGGCATGTCATTGTTCGGCCTCGCTTTCTTCCGGCTCGAACGGTTCTTGCTTAAGTTCGCCGCCGGCCGTCTCCGAGAGTTTCGAGATGCGTTTCTCGGCCTCGGCCAGGATGGCCCGGCAGGCCTTGATGAGTTCCGCGCCCTCGGCATAGAGCCTCAGCGATTCGTCCAGCCCCGCCTCGCCCGACTCGAGGCGCTCGACGATTTCCTCGATCCGAGCCAACCGCTCCTCGAACGAGGGCCCTTCCGCCTTCGCCCGTCCGCCGTCGCCCTGCGGGCTATGGCGGACAAGTTGGGCTTCGGCGGACAAGTCCTGCTTCGCCGCCTTTTTCTTTGCCATGGCACGCCTCCGAATCGTGTGTTTTGGCCCGC encodes the following:
- the xseB gene encoding exodeoxyribonuclease VII small subunit; the encoded protein is MAKKKAAKQDLSAEAQLVRHSPQGDGGRAKAEGPSFEERLARIEEIVERLESGEAGLDESLRLYAEGAELIKACRAILAEAEKRISKLSETAGGELKQEPFEPEESEAEQ